The Brasilonema sennae CENA114 genome includes a region encoding these proteins:
- a CDS encoding DMT family transporter, with product MLKAKLKFPYEQLLATPTTAAVASLVVSLVALSFSPILIRLSESELGPNATIFNRFWISTVAFVLWNGFAAARRRLSNGQPEKLQLYPIRLVLLLLAGGIVIFATLALWALSLTQTNVANATLMHYLAPLFTVLGGWLIFGKRFDGKFLIGMFVAIFGAGIIVYNDISLTSDKLQGDLMALLSAVFLGFYPLIVEQLRSQLSTTIIMTWCSAIGSVLLLPIALLTEDRLFPYSLGGWLYAILLALICQILGLGLYAYSLNKLSSGFVSLCDLFVPVFSSLEAWVIFSEGLNWSTLISFVVIVSGVYLTSSSEFAIKEEVESAM from the coding sequence ATGCTCAAAGCTAAACTGAAATTCCCATACGAACAGTTATTAGCAACACCAACTACCGCAGCAGTTGCTTCATTGGTAGTCAGCTTAGTAGCCTTATCTTTCTCACCAATTCTGATCCGCTTGAGTGAAAGCGAACTCGGTCCAAATGCTACAATCTTTAATCGCTTTTGGATCTCTACTGTCGCCTTTGTGCTGTGGAATGGATTCGCAGCCGCGCGGCGGCGACTATCTAATGGCCAACCAGAAAAACTACAACTTTACCCAATCCGGCTAGTTTTGCTCTTACTTGCTGGTGGGATTGTAATTTTTGCTACTCTTGCTCTGTGGGCTTTGTCACTAACTCAGACCAACGTCGCTAACGCTACGCTCATGCACTATTTGGCTCCACTGTTCACCGTCTTAGGAGGATGGCTGATTTTTGGGAAGCGCTTTGATGGTAAATTTCTTATCGGTATGTTTGTAGCTATTTTCGGTGCTGGTATTATAGTATACAATGATATCTCGTTGACGAGTGACAAACTCCAAGGAGATCTAATGGCATTACTATCAGCTGTGTTTCTTGGTTTTTATCCACTCATCGTCGAACAACTACGAAGTCAATTGAGTACGACAATAATCATGACGTGGTGTTCTGCGATCGGCTCGGTGTTACTTTTGCCTATCGCTCTACTCACTGAAGATAGGCTTTTCCCCTATTCGTTGGGTGGGTGGCTTTACGCGATTTTGCTAGCCCTCATATGCCAAATACTAGGCTTGGGACTTTATGCCTATAGCCTCAACAAGTTATCTTCAGGATTTGTCTCCTTATGCGATCTGTTTGTTCCCGTCTTTAGCTCCCTAGAAGCTTGGGTTATCTTTTCGGAAGGCCTCAACTGGTCTACATTGATAAGTTTTGTTGTGATTGTTTCAGGGGTATATCTAACTTCATCTAGCGAATTTGCTATCAAAGAAGAGGTAGAATCAGCTATGTAG
- a CDS encoding TauD/TfdA family dioxygenase, which yields MRLRFLQDDEKTVASTEKELPLVIEPVKEKSFAVLKALLKESAQWFNKQLDTYGAILFRGFEVEGAEQFQKALELLNIEVESVYHFGSAHRVRITEKVFTSSEAPPDVIIAPHNELNMVPVRPGVLAFFCQVQPDLYGETPIINTEKLFYDLSPSLQHKIGNFPQQFVRYVPNHLLEMVFEDLSPEEITKLLQEQGFDFNWEEDGSISFECSYIPLFSHPRTSRLCFGLSIVDCLVSREWYRNIGQRYSFKQRLYYNLLPAKLYKNIQQRATTTATVVDGSQKRTSTLNAYFLNKDGQSTNMTEAEAKELGQAEWKNAVIFQWKQGDILVIDNLQVAHSRLNTKLKRKILTAFGNMCNIRDMKPALLTTFSNI from the coding sequence ATGAGATTACGGTTTTTGCAGGATGATGAGAAAACTGTTGCCAGTACTGAAAAAGAACTACCTCTAGTTATTGAGCCAGTCAAAGAAAAATCCTTTGCAGTTCTCAAAGCATTGCTCAAGGAAAGTGCGCAGTGGTTCAATAAACAACTAGATACATACGGAGCGATTTTGTTTCGGGGATTTGAGGTTGAGGGTGCAGAGCAATTTCAAAAAGCCCTAGAGCTATTGAATATCGAAGTGGAGTCAGTTTATCATTTTGGCAGCGCTCATCGTGTACGAATAACTGAGAAAGTCTTCACCTCTTCTGAAGCTCCACCAGATGTGATTATAGCTCCTCACAATGAACTCAATATGGTGCCGGTGCGACCAGGCGTACTTGCTTTCTTTTGTCAAGTTCAGCCCGACTTGTATGGGGAGACTCCCATCATCAATACAGAAAAGCTATTTTATGACTTATCTCCCAGCTTACAGCACAAAATTGGAAACTTTCCTCAGCAGTTTGTGCGATATGTTCCCAACCATCTATTAGAAATGGTCTTCGAGGATCTCTCGCCAGAGGAGATTACCAAACTTCTCCAGGAACAAGGATTTGATTTTAACTGGGAAGAGGATGGCTCTATTTCTTTTGAATGTTCTTATATTCCCTTATTCAGTCACCCAAGAACGAGTAGACTCTGCTTTGGCCTTAGTATTGTTGATTGTTTAGTTAGTAGAGAATGGTATCGAAATATTGGGCAACGGTATTCATTTAAACAAAGGCTCTATTACAACTTGCTGCCAGCCAAATTGTACAAAAATATTCAACAAAGAGCAACAACAACAGCAACTGTTGTTGATGGTTCCCAAAAACGAACCAGTACCTTGAACGCATATTTTTTGAACAAAGATGGTCAAAGCACCAATATGACGGAAGCAGAAGCGAAAGAGTTGGGGCAAGCTGAATGGAAAAATGCAGTCATATTTCAGTGGAAGCAAGGCGATATTCTCGTAATCGATAACCTACAAGTTGCTCATAGTAGACTCAATACTAAACTGAAGCGAAAAATACTGACTGCTTTTGGGAATATGTGCAACATTCGCGATATGAAACCAGCTTTATTAACGACTTTTTCAAATATATAA